Below is a genomic region from Syngnathus typhle isolate RoL2023-S1 ecotype Sweden linkage group LG3, RoL_Styp_1.0, whole genome shotgun sequence.
GGGTTGCTGGTGGTTGGGACTTCTGCTTTATAGAATTGTATATTTTGTGCAGCGAAATGGAGAATTCTGCTCTCCAAACCTAAAAATGATTGCAAAAAATAGTTGAGTCTCGTACCGTCTAAACCGAGATCAGAAAAGATCAGCGCTATTCAGCTATGGTTTAAAATTTACGATACGTCCCATAGCTAAATCCACAGACCAGCAAATTTATTTGTTGTGGATACAAAATCTTCACAATATCTCTTTTTACAAAGATAATGTTTAGGTTCAAGAAACAGTCTGACTTTTAATGCTAATTGAGTTGGCCACCACTGAATGACATGAATTCCATTTGACTTACCATGAAAGCCACAACAGTCAGGTTATAGATCACAGATTGAGCTCCCAACTCAACTTCACTAATTGTGCCAGCAAGACAGCCTCCCAGTTCAAATGCCCACCACTCAAGGCAAAACATGAGCATGCTTGGCATGGCCAGCTTGACAAAGGGTCCCCAGTCCTCGAGACACTCACGTGACCAGCCTGAGGATCAAAAATTAAAGTCATCAACAAATCTGTGTTTTAATGAGACTTGAAGTGTTACATTTGATTATATGATGTGAAACCACTACTTTTGACCATCGTGACTGCCTCCATCATTTAATCTGCCCATCTCCATGTAGAGCTACAGTCATTAACAATTTAGTTGAAACATCATCACATACGACACTAACTGTAGGTGTAACTATAAATACTGTACACTGTACAGGTAGTGTACTATTATAACTTAATAAGATGCATACACTTGTCCATTCATCATTGCATTGAAAGTTAGAAGGCAACTGACCTCCCCATGTGGGTTTGTGTAACCCCTTCCACCAAATATAGGCCAGTAGGGTGATGGAAAAAACACACTGTGACATTGCATTTGCTGCGGCAGACCcactttaacaaacacaaacatagaATGTTTTAAACACAGGTATGAAATTAGAGTGGTTAAGAGCAGTAAGAGTAGTaacactgaaataaaaataccttCAAAACACATTTAGGCAAGTAGAGTGTGCATTGCATTGTAGGAATTAATatcagcataaaaatataaacaccTCTGCATGTTAATGATACTGAGTAAATATTACACTAATTGAAAGTTGATCTTCAACGTATTTGCAAAACATACAAGATctgtatttttgtaaataaaaaatatttatattctgGGAAACTTACGGAACTCCCAGTTGCAGAAGATGGAGGAAAACATAATTGACGAATGCGTTTAAAATGTTTCCAATTACACCGGTTACGACTTGAGGCCAAATAATTccctgcaaaacaaacaaaacaaaacaacggacgcacacacacacacacgcacgcacgcaggctctTGAAATGTATTATGTCTATTATTAACTTtcatataaaaaatattgtattgCTACACAGCACCTGGTTCTGAAGATATCTTCCCAGCAGCTGGTACATAAATGCCGCCTGATGGAGAAAAATCATAATCTTACTACATGACAGAAGCAGTCTACATAACTTATGGACAGAGACAAAAGTGAACTCACTGGCAGAGAAGGCATGACGATCTTCACATACACTTGTGCCAGACTGTGAAGCACACAAAACGTCACATGAAATTGCGGTATGTAGACATTAAAATATAGATCCCATGCATTATTATATTAAAGTAATGTTTAGGATGTCACGATATTGTAAGGTATCTCGGTTTCAAAATTCTACCCATTATATTGCAGACACGCTCGGACAAACGTCACCGATGATATTTATTGAAGTAAAACACTGAACTCTGCTGTCAACTTTGGCTCAGGCCAAAGAACTGTGTGCACCGCTGTGGTGCATCATCATGCATGGAGATGGATGCTTACATGCTGAatgcatgttgtatttttttatattgcccaaATTTTGAATTGATGAGctgtttgtgtgactttttataAACTGAATCCAATTCAATAAAAAATGAGTCTGCATAAGAAAATCAAACCTCTTCTTCATGTTAATGGTAATACACTTTGCTAAAACtcaagggattttttttacaataaatacaATGTGTGATTAACAATGAGTGAACAATAAAAAAGAGATTAATCctgattaaatattttaatcgCTTGACCACTAAATAATATGAGTAATAATAGTCTGATGGATGCATTACcttctttatgtatttattatacaAATAGTTAActaatacaaaataataataataataaaaatgaataaaaaatagtaTGCTGAAGGCGATGGGAGGATTAAAACGCGACTTACCTGGCAACCTCATGGCTCTGTTTAACGGCAAGTAAAAAGGGTTCAGTATTGATGAGAACAGCCCAGCAGGGGAAACACGCCAGAAGGATAATCAGAACCCCTCTCTGAAGGATCACCCCCACACGCTTCAGGTTTCCACTTCCAAAGGTCTACACAAGAGCAGAATCAAATAAATAGCAACACCGGAAGCCCACTAATGAATACTGTAGTTTTGATAGATGGAAGAAATCCAAGGTTGAACTGTTTTGAAGTGGAGCTGAGAGTGAGCCCAAAGAGGTTTTGTTTCACTAAAAGTGCAACCTTTCTTGAGGGCACACTACCTGAGATATAAGGGTGTCACAAGTCAATGACAAGCCAGTCCCAACGGCAATGCCAGTCACATTAACCACCTGCAATTAAAGAAGCATTAATAAAGACATGGCGTATAATGATATTTCTTTGACACAGAGGTTTGAGCACAGTATTCAGTCAAACGTCCTCTCAAATAAGCTAATTTACAATGTTTTTCCATAGTAAATTTCCTGTCACCAAGGCGCCATCTCatggaaaaataatcaaaacttcTGGCATTCAAAAAGCACTACCTCTTAATTGTGGGATTCCCATTGTCACCCTTTGCATTGAAGTACTACACATTAGCTTATATCTTTAATTACAACGGCCAACTAGAAAAGAGCCTACAATCTGCCAGGCAAAGTTATTTTACTAACTAAATAACTAAGActaaaataaatgaaacattttgtttacggaataaaataaaaatgaaaaggcttttattcaaacaaaaaaataacaacttaCTTCTtactacaataaaaaaaaccacacacacaaaaatgtaacttctgctgttgcctttcagCAATAAGTTCAGGGATGCTCTGATTCACTTTGGAAATTACCACCCTCACATATTTTTGTATCAGTTAGCTACTTTCTTTTGCTACtatttttgaaaacaatttaGATACGTCAAAAGGATGGGAGTGTTGTTAacggaataaaataaaaatgaaaatgcttttataaaaacaaaaaattaacaACTTACTCTTTACATTTCCCCAAACTAACCAaaactaataataattatagtgagaatgtcttttgtttttgtctttggcaCTGAGTTTCATACAGAAGCCTTTGGGgttgatttaaaatgtatttattttgatattaCTCCATGGTCGTTTCAATCAGTTTTACTCATCGATAAATGCATAGCACTTATCCTGCTCATTTGAAAACAGAGGTTATGAAATAAATATGTTTTCATAGtatattatgtctgtgtatACTGTATATGTTATACACGCTGTACAAATATTGtactaaaacaaacacattaataTGTTATTGAACAGTTTGTCTATAACTCTTGCTGGTGAGATCACTATTTACCCAACAATTAAGTCAGAGAAGCAAAGTTTTACCATCTATTTCAGCTCGTTAAATATGATTTTTCATAGTATCTCTGACTCCAAATGTCACCAGTTTTTGTTGACTAAAACTAGAGGTGGCAAATCCAAATTCAGAATGTCAAAGCCCTTTCACAACTTGGAATTCAACCACAGCTGCTTCTCCTCAACTGGCAttctacaacaaaaaaaaaacaaaaaatatagtaATGTAACTTCTGCTGTTTCCTTTCAGCAATAAGTTCAGGAATGCTCTGATTCACTTTGGAAATTACCACCCTCACACATTTTTGTATCAGTcagctactttttttttgctactatGTTTTAAAGCAATTTAGATACGTCAAAAGGATGGGAGTATTGTTTTCTTATTGTCGCAAATCATACAAGTGGTGTGGACAAAACAGACTGTTTGTTCTTTGACCTCCCCTGAACCCTTGAGGCTGGCTCACAGAACATCTGGGTAGTAAAGAACCACTtcggaagaacatgcaaaataCACACAGAAACAATCACATCTCACTGTTGAGTCAATCTTGTCTTTCCAACAAAATCTAAATTTTGTCTGATAATTCCTTATTTTAAATCATGTGGCTATTGCAGACAAATTTGCTTGGTCAATTTGTCTTTGACTTGTTGGGTAAATATATACATTATCTTGCCAACTACAACATTCTAAGATCATTTTATGAACATTTAATACACTGTTGCTCATAGATTTGGAATACAATGTCTTGTTTTACAGTGGCAAGCAAATGTTATGACGTCATTTCATCTATGCCTGATGCATGATGAAATCTGTTAGGTTAGCTTAGGTTAAAAGTGATAAAAGTAATTCATTTTGAGAACTATAATTATGGCCAACAGTCTATTTACCCAATGTTTTCCAGCTTTAAACAAGCCACTTCACAGTTTGAAAACCCtagcaaacatttcaaaagtccCAAAAACTGACACACGAGTCATGCTGCACATGCTCAATCAAAAGTAGCAAAATGATTGCTTTGACCAGTCCCCCTCCCAACGTTGATTTGGGTGACAAATTACAGAGCACTTTAAGGTAAAAAACCACAACAGCAATAAGAAAAaatgcattgattttttttctgaaagtaGCATTTGTCAGGCAAGATAAATGTGTCAATGTACTATTGGAAATAACAATGGGGCAAATGTCCTCACCGCAGTTGCCAGTGATACAGCTGAAAGTTGTGTTTTCCCGAGATGACCGCAAAACACCATGCTGATGATACTGATCATGAAGATCATCATCTGGGAAAGGACCTGGAGTAGTTACAAACAAAGTGGTAAATGGGTTATCACCAGTATTAAGATTGatcaaatatacacacacatacatatacaattaCACAATTTGAGCCAAATGAAGCTTTGTCAGTCATTTCATTTTGGGATCTTACCACAGGTCCTGCCAGCTTCAAAAGGAGAATCACTTCGGTGCGGTAACTGGACGGGATGAATCCTCCAATGCGTCCCAACCACATGCCGCGAGAAGAGGCTCCATTCGCCTCTGAATCTTGCCTAGCCTCTTCGGAAGTCTCAACCATGATGCTTATAGTGGGCAGAGAAGGAGATATTAAGGCTCATTTGAAGTTAATCTTCTGTGCAGTTGTGCGCCAGTGATGCAAGTTACTTGATCTTGCTGTGACTGAACCAGTGGAAGGGAGGGTGAGGGAAAGGGCGTTAATTTGGAGGACAGCATAATCCCATAAGAATTAAAACCAGTAGTTGTGCAGTCACAGCCTACAAGGTTTTCTCTGCTGCCCTAAACACACTCAGAAGCACTGACCTGCATTTTCAACTTACATTAAATTGTATAAATTTATTTCCCAAAAATAGACCTTCATTATATAGCTTGTGTCTTGGCTGCCCAGCTTCCAGCCAGAGTAATGAGGAGGACACcatttagacttagacagactttattgtcattttataaacacttggtgcacacaaaacgaaatttcgtggcatacggctctcaacaatgaaatgatatttcggctgaataaaaagtgacatttctatataaatatgaaataagataagtataaagcgcagcagtgataaagtatgtacacagtgcaggaaacaaaaacagtatttacaaaatcGACAGTAAggaaaaaactgttgcagaacctggtggacctgcagcggatgctgcgaaacctcttcccagagggtagcaaggagaacagtccttggtgggggtgtgatgggtcactgataatatttcgggctcgggacacgcaccgctgggatgacaagtcctgaatggagggaagaggagccccgatgatcctctctgctgtcctcaccactctccttacgttcttccaatcggaggcgctgcaacccccacaccacaccgagagacagcttgtcggaatgctctctatggtgcttcggtagaacgtcctcatgatgggtgggggcaggtgggctctcctcatcctccgcaggaagtacaagcgcttctgtgccctcttgaccagtgtcgtggtgttcccagtccaggtgaggtcgtctgtgatgtggaccccaggaatttagtgctgctgaccacctccacagctgagctgtCGATGATCactggagcgtggtgaggctggttcttcctgaagtcgacgatgatctccttcgtcttctccacattcagtgcaggccattgtctctgcaccagcccaccaactgctccacctcctctctgtagtccaggtcgtcgttttcactgatgaggcccaccaccgttgtgtcgtctgcaaacttcacgatgtgatttACAAGTGAAGTGTTTgtatttgcttgtttgtttataaTTTAAGGTAACATTTTCAAttgcatttgatctttttttcattttcagtgtTAAACATTCTACAGTCGCACGTTTGATTAATTTTCAACTAACCTTGCCATGCAACCACTATTTTTGGATGAGctaaggcaggggtgggcaaactttttgactcgcgggccgaactgggttctaaatttggaccggagggccgaaccaggagcagatggacgtagtgcttgtgtgaagtaatataagcgacctgtaaaggtcattgcataaaaaattttggcctttagtaggtagtaaagcatggatattccaaacaagtgttttgaaaacaaatgcatttattaacagcattaaaaaaaaaaaaaaatcactaataaactgctatcagtgattctcataaaatacgacactgttattatgaataacagtctccatcacttcagtgcctgcaggtcagattaatgaaagatgtttagcttatgagatcacatcaaacggcaaacatactGACCAAATAtagcatcttgaagaatcggtgaaagcatacatccaaataaagtaatcaaaacgccaacacggtgaggggtatctgaaaatcagagcagagttttaattcACAAACACCtgctaacagaggtgaggaaacgggaaacacttccttaaagtaagccttaagaactttacaggttaagattagtcgcaaataggtggtgcatcaatgtccttgagcatcctgcattgtttgaaaatgagaatggtcgctagtttcaatccctgctatgtgtacaaatcatattcaaaatgcatttttttacaacaaacttgagagcctccccttcattttcagtgggaacagtattgttggtctcccttttttgctagtgcgtcatagcctggagtacgtacacgcacttgtgattgtgcaccgagctttctgacacggcttccagtagtaaatgcgcaggcgattggttctccatctactggggaaacgcagtcattgcaggcaaaatgaccccaaaaaattgtaataatacaatttattcagggttggcgggccgtagtttgccca
It encodes:
- the LOC133151666 gene encoding multidrug and toxin extrusion protein 1-like yields the protein MVETSEEARQDSEANGASSRGMWLGRIGGFIPSSYRTEVILLLKLAGPVVLSQMMIFMISIISMVFCGHLGKTQLSAVSLATAVVNVTGIAVGTGLSLTCDTLISQTFGSGNLKRVGVILQRGVLIILLACFPCWAVLINTEPFLLAVKQSHEVASLAQVYVKIVMPSLPAAFMYQLLGRYLQNQGIIWPQVVTGVIGNILNAFVNYVFLHLLQLGVPGSAAANAMSQCVFSITLLAYIWWKGLHKPTWGGWSRECLEDWGPFVKLAMPSMLMFCLEWWAFELGGCLAGTISEVELGAQSVIYNLTVVAFMFPIGMATAASVRVGNALGAGNSVQAKLSCKVSIICTSAVACFVGLSLTLSRNVVGYIFTTDPNILKRTADVMVVFGVMHLADAIADVSGGVFRGVGKQKVGAVSNLVGHYFIGFPIGVSLLFKTQLGVVGLWTGLTICVVLQAIFFVTYLCRLDWRKAADDAQRRAGVQVKVEDTVEMVDCEPDSTAVVPAPSPRCESTAEDQQIPEQHETAVTIVGDVLTVKQLLLKRGLILLIFVAILAAGIIASHFLVGGLK